TGGCCAGACCCATCGCCAGGCTTGGGGGCAGGTTCAATGAGGTCCGCCAAGTCGCAGGGCTAGCGGCGAAGCACCACTCCTTGTCCATTGCTCACCGCCTTGCTGATTCTGTGGAGTCTCCAGCCCAGCAGCAGGGCCGCGACAGTCAGGCCCGCGACAAGTCCGATCCAGTAACCATGCACACCCAGCGGGGCGAGCCAGTCGCCAAGCCCCCAAGTCCCCAGCCAGTGGCCGCCCAGCAGCCCTACAAGCCAGTAGGCGAGCAAGGTGATCACCATGATGATCCGGGTATCCTTGTAGCCGCGCAAGGCGCCCGCCATGTTGATCTGAAGCGAGTCGGAGATCTGATAGATCATCGCCAGTACGATCAGCGAAAGGGCCAGCTGCTGCACCTCGCTATTGCGAGTGTAGAGCGATATCACCGACTCCGAGGCGAACCACAGGATCGCATTGTTCAGCAGCGCAATCAGCAGGCAGACGGCAATACCGTTCCAGGCGACGAAACGCGCCTGAGCCGGCTGTCCGCTACCGAGCACGTTACCGACCCTGACGGTCAGTGCCATGCCCAAGGAGAGCGGCAGCATGAACAGGATGGAGGTGAAGTTCAGCGCAACCTGGTGGGCAGCGACAACGACTTCTCCAAGGCTTGCTATGAACAGGGCGATGAGGGTGAAGAGCGTGACTTCGACGAAGATCGCCACACCGATCGGGACGCCTACGTAGAGCAGCTCACCGATCAACTTGCGACTTGGCGGGGTGGGTGAGTGCCATAGCGAGACCGGGGAATAAGCGCGCGAGCGCTGGGTATAGAGCAACATGGCAAGGGTCATGACCCACATCGAGATGGCCGTGGCGATGCCGCAGCCGAACGCTCCCAATGCTGGTAGCTCGGCAAAGGGTGCCGGCAGCTCCACACCGAGCAGGTTGCTCAGCCCTGCACCACCATGAATCAGGATGAAGTTGCATGGAATATTGATCGAGAGTCCGATCAGGCTGATCCAAAGCGTCGGGCGAGTGTGATTCATGCCGTCGGAGAAGGCGCGCAGTGCCTGAAAGATCGCAATACCGGGCATGCCGAAGGCGATCGCTGAGAGATAAGCCGTCGAGCGTTCGGCGACCTGTGGCGGCACACCCATTACACGGAAGATCGGTGCGACGGCAAACCACAGTAGCAGGGCCGAGACGACTCCGAGCACCAGAGCCACCCATAGCGCCTGGTGCACGCTGGGTCTGATGCGATGGATATTGCCGCCGCCCAGCAGCTGGGCCACGATCGGTGTCAGCCCCATCAAGGTGCCGGTCATGAACAGCATCAACGGCATCCACAGACTCGAGCCCACCGAGACGGCCGCCAGGTCTGTGGCGCTCAGGCGGCCGGTCATGATCACATCGGCCACGCTCATGCCGGACTGCGCCAGCTGCGCGCCGCAGATCGGCAGGGCCAGGCGCATCAGCAGCCGGGTCTCCTTGCGGCTGCGAGCGAGCCTTGAGGTACTGAACTGGACCAAAACGACTCTCCTGAAGCGACAGATACAGGCAATTGCTGACCTTGTGGTCAAGCGCGCTAGTTTAGCAATTGCCGGACGTTATCGCTCGTCGGCGCAAGGCTTTATAATGCGGTGCTGCTTGGCCCTACTGCACAGAGGAGATTGCGTGGATTACGCTCTTGAAGATGTCATGGCGCTGTTCGATGGCCTCTTTCTGGATACGTTCAATACTTGTCTGGTAAGAGGCGAGAGCGAACCGCTCTACCTGCCCGCCGATAGTGACTGTCCCCATCATCGCGTGATCTTTGCGCATGGCTATTTTGCCAGTGCGCTGCATGAAATGAGCCACTGGTGCATTGCCGGGGCGCGGCGTCGCGAACTCGAGGATTATGGCTACTGGTATCTGCCGGATGGACGCGATGCCGACCAGCAGCGCCGGTTCGAGTCGGTGGAGGTAATGCCACAGGCCATCGAGATGCTATTCGCCCGTGCCTGCGCGCGTCGTTTTGCGGTGAGCGTGGACAACCTGGGCGACATCGAGGTGGATCGAGAGGCGTTCAGTGCCCGGGTTGAGCTGCAGGCGGCCGAGTATGAGGCGCAAGGCCTGCCGCCCAGGGCGGCGGCGTTTCGCGAGACGTTAGCGACGTTCTATCGTCAAGGAAAATCGCGAACGCAAGCCATCGAGGCTGGGCGCAGGCTGCTCGAATCCAGGCTTGCGGCGGATGTGATCACGACGCCTGGATGAGGCGCTGATGTAGCCTGAGCATGACCTCCACTTCCTGTTCGGGGCGCATCGGTTCCATGCCCAGTTCCGAGAACATCTCGCCACGTGCACGCGCCCAGTCGCCCGGCATCAGGTCGGGATAGAGCGTCTCGGCCGGTGCCAGCTCGACGAAGGGATCAAGCCCGAAGACATCGAACAGTCGCGACAGGGCCGCCTCGTCATCGCTGACCCCGGCGGTATAGAGCGTGCCGCTGAAGTGGTCGCCCTCAAGCTCGCGGATCACGTCCAGCGGACTCACGCCCAGGCTATCGAGCTCTTCCAGGCTGTAGTCGCCCAGCGAGATCAACTCCTCGTTCAGCCAGGAGTCGTCGGGCTGGATCAAGGTGTGCTTGATCTGGCCATCGGGCAGAGCCCAGGCGATGGCCAGGGGAAGTCCACCATCCTCGCCGGTTTCGATGGCGATAAAGCCAGGTAGATCGGACATGTCAGGTTTCCTTTGGCGTATCGTTGAGGTGGAAGAATCGGCGTGCCGTGGCGGTTGTGGCCGTTGCCAGATCGCCCTCGGCGATCCCTCGCCAATGCGCGATTTCACGGGTGATCCAGGGCAGTAGCGACGGTTCGTGACGCCGGCCCTTGAGCTTGGCAGGCAAGTTGCGCGGCAGCAGGTAGGGACAATCGGTTTCCAGCATCAAGCGCGATAGCGGTATCTCGCCCACTAGATCGCGCAGATGATGTCCTCGGCGTTCATCGCAGATCCAGCCGGTCAGGCCAATGTGCAGATCGAGGTCGAGATAGCCATATAGCGTATCGCGTTCGCCCGTGAAGCAGTGCACCACCGCCTGGTCGATATCGTCTCGCCAACTGCGCAGTATCTCCAGCATGCGCTTGCCGGCATCGCGCTCGTGAATGAACAGCGGCAGACCGCTCTCGACGGCAAGCCCTAGCTGCGCCTCGAACGCCCGCTCCTGTTCGTCAGGGCTGGAGAAATTGCGGTTGAAGTCCAGTCCGCACTCGCCGACCGCGACCACCTCAGGCTGACGATGCAGCTCGCGCATGGCATTTTTCAGTTCGGCACTCCAGCGGCTGGCATCGTGGGGATGAATGCCGGCGGTGGCATGAAGTCCAGGATGACGTCGGGCGAGCGTCACGGCCTGCTCGGCATGCTCGCGGTCGGTGCCGGTCACGATCATCGTCGTGACATCGGCGGCCAGCGCGCGGCCGAGCACTGCGTCAAGATCACGCGCGAAGCTCTCGTGAGTAAGATTGGCACCGATGTCTACCAGCGGGGCTGGCGAGCGAAACTGCAGCTCTGCGGGGAGTGCATCATCGAAGGTGGCGGTCGCTTCAGCCAAGGGGTCTGCTCCTGTCGGGTCTGGTCGGTATTGTAACCGGCGCATGAGATGCGCGGCCATGATCTGGCAAGCAACAAAAGCGCGATAGACGCCGACTTTACCTGGCCTTGCGCGTTACACTAGTGTCTTTGAGTCTAGCAACGAGGTGGTAACGCGTGACCCTGTTACGTCTTGAACAGCTGCAACTGGCCTACGGCACGCATGTGCTGCTCGATGGGGCCGATCTGGTGCTGGAAAAGGGCGAACGCCTAGCGCTGGTGGGGCGCAACGGCACTGGCAAGTCGACTTTGCTGAAGCTGGTCTCGGGCGAGATTCAGGCTGATGGCGGCTCGATCTGGCGTGCGCCGGGGTTGAAGATCGGCGTACTCGAGCAGGAGCTGCCCGATGCCTCAGGTGAGACGATCTTCGAAGTAGTGGCCCAAGGCTTGCCTGAAGCCGGGGCGCTACTCGCCGAGTACCACCACCTGATCCAGGCAGCCGATCCCAGCATGCGGCGTATGGAGCAACTGCAGACTCAGCTCGAAGCCATTGATGGTTGGTCGTTCCATCAGCGTATCGATACCGTGCTGACCCGCCTGGGGCTGCCTGCCGAAGCGCCGATGCAGTCGTTGTCGGGCGGGTGGCGCCGGCGGGTGGCGCTGGCCCGGGCTCTGGTTGCCGAACCCGACTTGCTGCTGCTGGATGAGCCGACCAACCATCTCGATCTGGATACCATCGCTTGGCTCGAGGAGCAACTGTCCGCCTTCAATGGCTCGGTGCTGTTCATCACTCACGACCGTGCTTTTCTGTCGAAGCTGGCCACGGCAATTCTCGAGCTCGATCGCGGCCGCCTGGGACGCTACCCAGGCGACTATGCCGCCTATCAGGCACAGAAGAACCATGAGCTCGAGATCGAAGCGCGGGAGAATGCGCTGTTCGACAAGAAGCTGGCCCAGGAGGAGACCTGGATCCGCCAGGGAATCAAGGCGCGACGGACCCGTAACGAGGGACGGGTCCGTGCTCTGCAGCAGCTGCGTGCCGAGCGCAGCCAGCGCCGTGAGCGCCAGGGCAGGGCAACGCTGAGCGTCGATAGTGGCGAGCGCAGCGGCAAGCGTGTGGTAGAGCTTTCCGGGGTCACTCAGTGGTTCGGCGAGGAGTGCGTGATTCACGGACTCGATCTGGAGATCCAGCGAGGCGACCGTATCGGCCTGATCGGTCGCAACGGTGCCGGCAAGACCACGCTGCTCAAGATCCTGCTCGGCGAGCTCGAGCCCTCCGAGGGCACGGTCAAGCTTGGCACCGGCATGAAGGTGGCCTACTTCGATCAGCTGCGTGCCGGACTCGAACCCGAGAAGAGTGTCTACGACAACGTCGCCCAGGGCAGCGACCGGGTCACGGTAGGGGGCAAGGACAAGCATGTCATCAGCTACTTGCAGGACTTCCTGTTCACCCCCGATCGCGCCCGGCAGCCGGTCAAGGTGCTCTCCGGTGGCGAGTCCAACCGCCTGCTGCTGGCCAAGCTATTCACCCAGCCGGCCAATGTGCTGGTGATGGACGAGCCGACCAACGATCTCGATGTCGAGACGCTGGAGCTGCTCGAGGAGCTGCTGCTCGATTACGAAGGTACGCTGCTGCTGGTGTCGCATGACCGGGTCTTCATGGACAACGTGGTGACTGGCGTGCTGGCTTTCGAGGGTGACGGTGTGGTGCGTGAATACGTGGGAGGCTATACCGATTGGGTGCGTCAGGGTGGCAAGCTGCCACCGGCTCCCTGGGATTTCGATGCCGCCCGGGTGTCGGGACAAGCCAAACAGACGCAGCCGGCGGCGATCGATACAGCGCCGAGCGAGCCGGCGAAGACGAAGAGGAGCGTCAAGCTTTCTTACAAGCTCCAGCGTGAGCTCGACAGCCTGCCGGGTATCATCGAGTTGCTTGAGGCCGAAGTGGCCGCGCTCGAGGCCAAGGTGGGCGATCCCGACTTTTATCAGCAGGAGGGCGATAGGGTGGCCGAGACGCTCGAGTTGATGAGCACCAAGCAGAGCGAGTTAGATGCCGCCATGGAGCGCTGGATGGAGCTGGAGGCTATGACGGCCGCCGAGGATTGATACGCGTTACCATCGTACCGAAGGTGCCCGCGGGTGCCTTCGGTCGGTCAGGCGCCAGTACGCTGAATACCTACTCGGAGGAGACTCCGTTCTTGCCTACGCGCACCGCCAGGACATCGCACTGAGCGCCATGCAGTACTCCCGTCGAGGTAGAGCCCAGTAGCAGCGCGAAGCCGTGACGACCATGCGAACCGACCACGATCAAATCGACGCCATTCTCCTCGGCGAAGCGATGGATCTCGGTATCGGGCATGCCGACCAGAACATGCTGGTTCTCTTGGGACACGTTGTGCGGATCGGCGATCTCGGCCAGGCGCTGCCTGGCATGCTCATCGAGCTGATCCTGGATGCTGGTGAGATCCATGGGGATGTCACCGCCATAGGCGAAGCCGAGGGGCTCCAGGGTATGCATGATCGAGAGCTTGGCGTTGTTTCGTTCGGCAATGGGAATGGCGCGTTCGAGAACTTTGTGGGAGTCCTTGGTCAAGTCGACGGCGACCAGTACGTGACGATATTCATTGCTCATGACATAGCTCCAGCGAGACGAGGTCGGGCGATCATTCGATCAGCAGCCTCTACTCTAGGCCGGCCCGAACGTTAGAACAACGACTCGGGTCAACGTTTCGATCGATTTCAACTCAACGAGAGATAGGCATGAACTGGCTGATCATTGTTTTTCTGCTAATGCTGGTCATATCGCCGGTCATGTGGCTCAAGCCAAGCCCCCGACAGAAGCGCGTGGCCCGGCTGCGCGAGGCGGCAATACGTGCAGGTATCAAGGTCAGACAGGAGAAGCCGCCGCTATACAAGCCGCTGGGACAGATGACCAGTTACCGCTGGCGATATCCGTCAGCACAGCCAGGGCCCCGCTTCGTCCTGGTCAGGAGTGCCGAGGCAAGTGAGGCACTGAAGGAGTACCGCCCCGGTTGGCGGTGGCGGATCGAACCGTTACGCCGCTTGCCTGACGAGGTGGAGAGGAGGTTGGAGACGCTATTGTCACGTTTACCCCATGATGCCCTTGTCATCGAGTCCGATCAGGATGCCCTGACCCTATGGTGGTACGAGTCGCAGAGTGCTGATCGCTTCGCCAGCTATCTCGACGATTTCGAACGGCTGCGCCAGGGGCTGACGGGACGGCCAGATACACCGAACTCATATGCCAGGCATTAGTCGATGTTTGCCGGTGGTGCCCCGCTTTCACGTGCCTGAATCGCCAGTCCGTTATTTTCGATACGTGTCAGCAGATCGTCCAGTTGGTCGACCTCCTGATCACTCAAACCAGCGAGCATCTCCTCGCGGGCGGCGGTAACGACCTTATCGATCCGCTGGAGTAGGGGCGTCGCCTGGGGCGTTAGGAAGACGCGCTTGGTACGACGGTCCTGCTCACAGGGGCAGCGTTCGATCAGACCCTGCTCGGCGAGCTGGTCAAGTGTCCTGACCAGAGAGGGCGCTTCCACGCCGATTGCGCGCGCCAGGTCGCACTGGGGTTGACCATCGAGACGCCCGAGATGGTAGAGCGTGATCCAGCGCGTCTGGGTCAGCTCAAGCGGTGCCAGTCGCTTGTCGATGATCGCGCGCCATAGCCGTGGAAGGCGCGATAGTCTAAAACCGATATTCTGATTCATGGCAATCCCCATTAGCAGGCTAATATTGAGATTGTCCAAACACGGCCCGCCCATTGCAAGCCTTCTTCGTCAACGCAATCGTATCAGCCGCTCATACCGGGCACCAGACGTCGTAGATCCAGCCCGGGCACACCGGCAGGTGACTGGATCTGGCCATTCGCCAGCGAGGCCTGTTCAGGGGACTCACTGACCGTGAAGCGCAGCACGCCAATACGTTGGCCGGACTCAGTCGTCACATCGATTCTCCAGTTGCCTGCCGAGGCGTCGGGGAAGTTCTGCTTATGGGACCATGAACGATACCCTTGCTGGCGCCCACCGGCGATGGTCAGCGCGATACGGTCGATCAGCTCTCCCTCATGACGCCACTCGTGGTAGATGCGCTCCTGCAATCCTCGTGGGGCGCGTATGGCGGTATAGGCATAGAGTCCGCTGCGCTGCAGCTCATCGTCATGCAGAGGTACGCTCCCCTGAGGAGTCCGCTCGGCCAGGTCGATGGCGGCCGACAGGGCGCTGCCGGTTAACCACAGATTGGCCGGCGGTACCCAGGCACGACCAGCCCAGG
This DNA window, taken from Halomonas sp. TA22, encodes the following:
- a CDS encoding MATE family efflux transporter; translation: MRLALPICGAQLAQSGMSVADVIMTGRLSATDLAAVSVGSSLWMPLMLFMTGTLMGLTPIVAQLLGGGNIHRIRPSVHQALWVALVLGVVSALLLWFAVAPIFRVMGVPPQVAERSTAYLSAIAFGMPGIAIFQALRAFSDGMNHTRPTLWISLIGLSINIPCNFILIHGGAGLSNLLGVELPAPFAELPALGAFGCGIATAISMWVMTLAMLLYTQRSRAYSPVSLWHSPTPPSRKLIGELLYVGVPIGVAIFVEVTLFTLIALFIASLGEVVVAAHQVALNFTSILFMLPLSLGMALTVRVGNVLGSGQPAQARFVAWNGIAVCLLIALLNNAILWFASESVISLYTRNSEVQQLALSLIVLAMIYQISDSLQINMAGALRGYKDTRIIMVITLLAYWLVGLLGGHWLGTWGLGDWLAPLGVHGYWIGLVAGLTVAALLLGWRLHRISKAVSNGQGVVLRR
- a CDS encoding elongation factor P hydroxylase, producing MDYALEDVMALFDGLFLDTFNTCLVRGESEPLYLPADSDCPHHRVIFAHGYFASALHEMSHWCIAGARRRELEDYGYWYLPDGRDADQQRRFESVEVMPQAIEMLFARACARRFAVSVDNLGDIEVDREAFSARVELQAAEYEAQGLPPRAAAFRETLATFYRQGKSRTQAIEAGRRLLESRLAADVITTPG
- a CDS encoding TatD family hydrolase, which codes for MAEATATFDDALPAELQFRSPAPLVDIGANLTHESFARDLDAVLGRALAADVTTMIVTGTDREHAEQAVTLARRHPGLHATAGIHPHDASRWSAELKNAMRELHRQPEVVAVGECGLDFNRNFSSPDEQERAFEAQLGLAVESGLPLFIHERDAGKRMLEILRSWRDDIDQAVVHCFTGERDTLYGYLDLDLHIGLTGWICDERRGHHLRDLVGEIPLSRLMLETDCPYLLPRNLPAKLKGRRHEPSLLPWITREIAHWRGIAEGDLATATTATARRFFHLNDTPKET
- a CDS encoding ATP-binding cassette domain-containing protein; translation: MTLLRLEQLQLAYGTHVLLDGADLVLEKGERLALVGRNGTGKSTLLKLVSGEIQADGGSIWRAPGLKIGVLEQELPDASGETIFEVVAQGLPEAGALLAEYHHLIQAADPSMRRMEQLQTQLEAIDGWSFHQRIDTVLTRLGLPAEAPMQSLSGGWRRRVALARALVAEPDLLLLDEPTNHLDLDTIAWLEEQLSAFNGSVLFITHDRAFLSKLATAILELDRGRLGRYPGDYAAYQAQKNHELEIEARENALFDKKLAQEETWIRQGIKARRTRNEGRVRALQQLRAERSQRRERQGRATLSVDSGERSGKRVVELSGVTQWFGEECVIHGLDLEIQRGDRIGLIGRNGAGKTTLLKILLGELEPSEGTVKLGTGMKVAYFDQLRAGLEPEKSVYDNVAQGSDRVTVGGKDKHVISYLQDFLFTPDRARQPVKVLSGGESNRLLLAKLFTQPANVLVMDEPTNDLDVETLELLEELLLDYEGTLLLVSHDRVFMDNVVTGVLAFEGDGVVREYVGGYTDWVRQGGKLPPAPWDFDAARVSGQAKQTQPAAIDTAPSEPAKTKRSVKLSYKLQRELDSLPGIIELLEAEVAALEAKVGDPDFYQQEGDRVAETLELMSTKQSELDAAMERWMELEAMTAAED
- a CDS encoding universal stress protein yields the protein MSNEYRHVLVAVDLTKDSHKVLERAIPIAERNNAKLSIMHTLEPLGFAYGGDIPMDLTSIQDQLDEHARQRLAEIADPHNVSQENQHVLVGMPDTEIHRFAEENGVDLIVVGSHGRHGFALLLGSTSTGVLHGAQCDVLAVRVGKNGVSSE
- a CDS encoding preprotein translocase subunit YajC — encoded protein: MNWLIIVFLLMLVISPVMWLKPSPRQKRVARLREAAIRAGIKVRQEKPPLYKPLGQMTSYRWRYPSAQPGPRFVLVRSAEASEALKEYRPGWRWRIEPLRRLPDEVERRLETLLSRLPHDALVIESDQDALTLWWYESQSADRFASYLDDFERLRQGLTGRPDTPNSYARH
- the slyA gene encoding transcriptional regulator SlyA translates to MNQNIGFRLSRLPRLWRAIIDKRLAPLELTQTRWITLYHLGRLDGQPQCDLARAIGVEAPSLVRTLDQLAEQGLIERCPCEQDRRTKRVFLTPQATPLLQRIDKVVTAAREEMLAGLSDQEVDQLDDLLTRIENNGLAIQARESGAPPANID